ATGCGGCCGCTGCTCGGGGAGTTCCTCGCGCAGCATCGACTCGAGGCGGTGGTCCTCGCTGCCCGGTGGCGCCCCGCGGATCTGGGGCCGCTGCTCGCGACCGTCAAGCACGTGAAGAAGCTCGCACCCCGCGTCATCGTCATCGGGCCGATCGTGGAATACCGCATCGCGCTTCCCCGTCTGGTGGCGCTGGCCGAGGCGCACGGCCGACCCGAGGTAGTCGAGGCAGCCCGCGTGCGAGAGCTCAAGCAGCTCGACGGCATCTTCGCGCGCGAGCTAGCCGCCGCGCAGGTGGAGTACGTCTCGGCCTATCGCACGCTCTGCGGGCCGACCGGGTGTGTGACCACCGTCCCTTCCGGGGCGCCCGTGCAGTTCGACTACGGGCATCTCACTGAGGAGGGCGCGACCTTCATGGCCCAGGAGTGGCGCAAGGGCCGCATCTGGACCGGCCTGTAAAGGAGGCGACGTGACCCGACCTGTCCCGCTCACGATCTGGATCGGCTTCCCCGCTCCGTACCAGAACGACCTGCTGGAGGCCCTGGAGGCGACGGGCCGCGTGGACCTGCACGTCGTCTTCGCGCGCCACCTGCCCGCCGATCGCCTAGAGCTCGGCTGGAAGGCGCGGCTCGGCAGCTACCGGCACCGGTTCCTCTCCGACGGGGACGCGCTCTCTCTGGCCGCACGCCTCGCGTGGCGGCAGCGGCACCGCGTGCACGTGGTGAACGGCATCTGGATGGAGGCGCCCTTCGCGGTGGCCCTGAGCACCCTCGCGGGGGCAGGCTCCCGCTACCTCATCTTCTCGGAGTCCCCGGATGCGCGCGCCCCGCGTCCCCTTCCGCTGCGCATCACTCGCCGGGCCCTCGGCACCGCCATCGCGCGAGCCGCCACCGGGGCTCTGGCCGTGTCGCACTTCGCCCTCGACTACTATCGCGCGCTCGGCGTGCCGGAGCGTGGCCTCTACCCCTTCGGCTACTTCTGCCGGGGCGCGGACCGGGAGGCCGTCGCGCCGCACCGGCGCCCCGACCGGCTCGAGGTCCTGTATCTGGGGCAGCTCGTCCATCGCAAGGGGCTCGACCTGCTCCTCGAGGCCATCCGCCCGCTGCTGCGGCAGTCGGCGCGGCTGCACCTCGCGATCGCCGGCGCCGGCCCCGAGCGTGCGGAGCTCGAGCGGCGCGTCGCGGAGGTGGGCCTCGCCGGGAGGGTGCGGCTCGAAGGACCCGTGGCCTCGCACGAGGTCCTTGGCCGCATCGCCGCGGCCGACCTGCTCGCGCTCCCCTCGCGCTGGGACGGCTGGGGGATCGTGGTGAACGAGGCGCTCTCCGTAGGCGTGCCGGTGCTGATCTCCGACCGGTGCGGCGCGATGGACCTGGTGCGGCAGGGCGTGAACGGCTACGTGCACACCAGCGAGAGCGTGGCGTCTCTGCGCGCGAACCTCGAGGCCTTCGTCCGCCTCGGCCCGGCCGAACGCCTCCACATGCGGCAGGCCGCGCTCCAGACCGGCGAGCAGCTCCGGGTCCGTCGGGCGGCGGAGTACCTCATCGACTGCGTGGAACACGCCCTCAAGCGGCGCGCCATGCCCCCCGCTATTCCGTGGCTCGAAGCCCGAGCTTCTCGTACACGGCGGCAAAGTCGACCCGATCGCCACCCGGCATGCGCTGGGCCGAGTGCTCCTGCTCCTTGAGCAGCGCAGCCACCTTCTCCCGCCCTCGCTTCGTGCGTGCGGCCTCGCGGGGCGTCTGGCCGTCGAGCGCGGGCAGTTGCTCGTCGATCCACTGGGTGAGGTGCTGCTGCAAGAAGTTGCTCAGCAGCTCGGCCTGGACCTCCGGAGGAATGCCAGCCTGCGGCTGTGCGCGCGGGCGCTGCGCGTGCTCCCTGAGCGCGACCTCGAGGTCCTTGACGGCGTCCAGGCGATGGGTGGCCAGCTCGCCGAGGAGCCCGGCCAGGAAGGCCTTGCCCTGGGCCAGCCGCTCCTTCGACTGGGTCTCGAGCTTCAGCCGTCCCTTCTGGATCGCGATGATTCCGAGGTGGAGCGCTCCCGGCCCGAGCTGCTGTCGGCCCTTGCGGTCCATCCAGTGGAACGCCCCGTCGCCGTCGTCGTCGAGGTCCGGGTGCGCCGCGAGCTTCTCCGTCACCGCCTCGACGTCCGACAGGTCGAAGAGCGCCTCGCAGAAGACCACCTCCTCGCCGTCCATGGTCCGGATGCGCGGGGGCTGCTGGGCCATGGAGGCGCGAAGAAGTGCGTGGTGCGCGGGGCCCACGGCAGCGGCGGTGAGCGCCCTCGCCGGGAGATCGGGGCGCGCTTTCCTCGCCTTGGTGAGGGCGCTTCGCAGGGCCTTCAACACCGCGTCCAGGTGCCCCCGAG
Above is a window of Deltaproteobacteria bacterium DNA encoding:
- a CDS encoding glycosyltransferase family 4 protein, with protein sequence MTRPVPLTIWIGFPAPYQNDLLEALEATGRVDLHVVFARHLPADRLELGWKARLGSYRHRFLSDGDALSLAARLAWRQRHRVHVVNGIWMEAPFAVALSTLAGAGSRYLIFSESPDARAPRPLPLRITRRALGTAIARAATGALAVSHFALDYYRALGVPERGLYPFGYFCRGADREAVAPHRRPDRLEVLYLGQLVHRKGLDLLLEAIRPLLRQSARLHLAIAGAGPERAELERRVAEVGLAGRVRLEGPVASHEVLGRIAAADLLALPSRWDGWGIVVNEALSVGVPVLISDRCGAMDLVRQGVNGYVHTSESVASLRANLEAFVRLGPAERLHMRQAALQTGEQLRVRRAAEYLIDCVEHALKRRAMPPAIPWLEARASRTRRQSRPDRHPACAGPSAPAP
- a CDS encoding DUF2384 domain-containing protein, translating into MSKCGHCQRQKGRRACPALAGVICSACCGQHRGRELACPSDCPYFVEADGSASLLAAYNAATEKLFAAMFADDDWCLAAHASLFGKGKRRVPEAWEESNFAGFMAHGFTDGTGQRYVDRYLHERGTRLKLAETKALEALRNAWFSAFEIQEIRVDEGLELRDLITGNTFFVHEKTGTHAVVKFDALLAWVTDHGGRRIFTGDNARVPRGHLDAVLKALRSALTKARKARPDLPARALTAAAVGPAHHALLRASMAQQPPRIRTMDGEEVVFCEALFDLSDVEAVTEKLAAHPDLDDDGDGAFHWMDRKGRQQLGPGALHLGIIAIQKGRLKLETQSKERLAQGKAFLAGLLGELATHRLDAVKDLEVALREHAQRPRAQPQAGIPPEVQAELLSNFLQQHLTQWIDEQLPALDGQTPREAARTKRGREKVAALLKEQEHSAQRMPGGDRVDFAAVYEKLGLRATE